The Tripterygium wilfordii isolate XIE 37 chromosome 4, ASM1340144v1, whole genome shotgun sequence genome has a window encoding:
- the LOC119996650 gene encoding probable glycosyltransferase At3g07620 — translation MEVSFQFQKLCHIERRRWIFVVGVVAMTYLLFQSLLLPYGNALRSMLPDDGDSFIDRNAFASAKLSAKSGLVRSTLAVNETDSSNDIEFLGLVKDSVSSMVDRDIEDDSVLNGNDGGTVNGFVSEDNDPDDFVELVLDGDVVSVSLSKGDTDVRDIVNIQQGSSTIGLPSEVTHDVPLDQNGKPNWKVSMSNGEEAMIVTHKGSGISDGNLSTSSVALQSNLLTLKNKSSVILKSVRKRMRSEMPPKSVMSVDEMNHLLVRHRRSSRAMRPRRSSVRDQEIFAARLQIEKAPITANYQELHAPLFRNVSQFRRSYELMERILKVYVYKDGSKPIFHQPVLKGLYASEGWFMKLMEGNKRFVVKDPRRAHLFYMPFSSRMLEYTLYVRNSHNRTNLRQYLKEYSDKIAARYPYWNRTGGADHFLVACHDWAPYETRHHMEHCPKALCNADVTAGFKIGRDVSLPETYVRSARNPLRDLGGKPSSQRRILAFYAGNMHGYLRPILLEHWKDKDPDMKIFGPMPPGVASKMNYIQHMKSSKYCICPKGYEVNSPRVVEAIFYECVPVIISDNFVPPFFEVLNWEAFSIILAEKDIPSLKEILLSIPEKKYLEMQQGVRKVQQHFLWHAKPTRYDLFHMTLHSIWYNRVHQIKLR, via the exons ATGGAGGTCTCCTTTCAATTTCAGAAGCTTTGTCATATCGAACGCCGTAGATGGATTTTTGTTGTGGGAGTGGTGGCGATGACATACTTATTATTTCAATCACTGTTGCTTCCTTATGGAAATGCCCTTCGTTCGATGTTACCAGATGATGGGGATTCATTTATTGATAGAAATGCATTTGCCTCTGCAAAATTGTCTGCGAAGTCTGGGCTGGTTCGCAGCACTCTTGCAGTTAATGAAACGGACTCAAGTAATGATATAGAGTTTTTAGGGCTGGTGAAAGACTCTGTCAGTTCTATGGTTGACAGAGATATCGAGGATGACAGTGTGCTTAATGGAAATGATGGAGGAACAGTGAATGGATTTGTTTCTGAGGATAATGACCCAGATGATTTTGTTGAGCTTGTTTTGGATGGAGATGTAGTGAGCGTTTCTCTATCTAAGGGTGACACAGATGTGAGGGACATTGTTAACATACAACAGGGCAGTTCTACCATTGGCCTCCCCAGTGAAGTTACCCATGATGTCCCCCTAGATCAGAATGGGAAACCAAACTGGAAAGTTTCCATGAGCAATGGTGAAGAAGCTATGATTGTGACGCATAAAGGGTCTGGCATTTCAGATGGAAACTTGTCTACTAGTTCTGTTGCTCTGCAAAGCAATTTATTgactttgaaaaataaatcttcAGTGATTCTCAAATCTGTAAGGAAAAGGATGAGGAGTGAAATGCCACCAAAATCAGTTATGTCAGTAGATGAAATGAATCATCTATTGGTGCGACACCGCAGGTCTTCACGTGCGATG aGACCACGACGATCCTCTGTACGCGATCAAGAGATTTTTGCAGCAAGGTTACAAATTGAGAAAGCTCCAATCACAGCGAATTATCAAGAACTTCATGCTCCTCTGTTTCGAAATGTCTCCCAGTTTAGAAG GAGCTATGAACTAATGGAACGCATTCTCAAAGTCTATGTATATAAAGATGGGAGCAAACCTATTTTCCATCAACCAGTACTCAAGGGATTGTATGCGTCGGAGGGATGGTTTATGAAACTGATGGAGGGGAACAAACGTTTTGTTGTAAAGGATCCTCGTAGGGCTCACTTGTTTTACATGCCATTTAGTTCTCGGATGTTAGAGTACACTCTTTATGTGCGTAACTCCCATAATAGGACAAACTTACGCCAGTATCTGAAGGAATACTCAGACAAAATTGCAGCCAGATATCCTTATTGGAACAGGACTGGGGGAGCGGATCATTTTCTTGTCGCCTGCCATGACTGG GCACCATATGAAACAAGGCACCATATGGAACATTGCCCTAAAGCTCTCTGCAATGCTGATGTCACTGCGGGCTTCAAAATAGGGAGGGATGTGTCTCTTCCTGAAACATACGTACGGTCTGCCAGAAACCCCCTGAGAGATCTTGGTGGAAAACCATCTTCTCAGAGACGCATTCTTGCCTTCTATGCTGGAAATATGCATGGCTATCTACGTCCAATATTGCTGGAGCACTGGAAGGATAAAGACCCAGATATGAAAATTTTTGGTCCCATGCCTCCAGGTGTTGCTAGCAAAATGAATTATATTCAGCACATGAAGAGCAGCAAGTACTGTATATGCCCCAAGGGTTATGAGGTCAACAGCCCACGAGTCGTTGAAGCCATCTTCTATGAATGTGTACCTGTCATCATATCTGACAATTTTGTGCCACCCTTTTTTGAGGTCTTGAATTGGGAAGCATTCTCTATAATACTGGCAGAGAAAGATATCCCCAGCTTAAAAGAAATATTGCTTTCAATACCGGAAAAGAAGTATCTTGAGATGCAACAAGGTGTCAGGAAGGTTCAGCAGCATTTTCTTTGGCATGCGAAGCCGACAAGGTACGATCTCTTCCACATGACCCTTCACTCAATTTGGTACAACAGAGTTCATCAAATAAAACTTAGATAA
- the LOC119996651 gene encoding sugar transport protein 14-like isoform X1: MAGGGFTDAGTLKRAHLYEYRITGYFVFSCIVAALGGSLFGYDLGVSGGVTSMDDFTRKFFPKIYRRKQAHLNETDYCKYDNQVLTLFTSSLYFSALVFTFAASHVTRSKGRRASILVGSVAFFIGGVVNAAAVNIFMLILGRVFLGIGIGFANQAVPLYLSEMAPSKIRGAVNQLFQLTTCLGILVANFINYGTEKIHPWGWRLSVGLATVPATLMFVGGLFLPETPNSLVEQGRLQEGREVLEKVRGTKNVDAEFTDLIEASEAAKAIKHPFRNLLQRKNLPQLIIGALGIPAFQQLTGNNSILFYAPVIFQSLGFGDNASLYSSAISSGALVVGALISMALVDKFGRRAFFLEAGAEMVFCMVAVGITLALNFGQGETLSKGISIFLVIAIFLFVMAFGRSWGPLGWLVPSELFPLETRSAGQSMVVCVNMIFTALVAQFFLISLCHLRYGIFLLFACLIVIMSIFIYFLLPETKQVPIEEVYLLWENHWFWKKIIRNGDENGLEMKSGQQA; the protein is encoded by the exons ATGGCTGGTGGGGGATTCACAGATGCAGGGACACTAAAAAGGGCTCACCTTTATGAGTATAGGATTACTGGGTATTTCGTATTCTCTTGTATTGTTGCAGCACTCGGTGGATCTCTATTTGGGTATGATCTTGGTGTGTCTG GTGGAGTCACTTCCATGGATGATTTCACGAGGAAATTCTTCCCAAAAATTTACAGAAGGAAGCAGGCGCATCTAAACGAAACCGACTACTGTAAATATGACAACCAGGTTCTTACTTTGTTCACGTCTTCCCTATATTTTTCAGCCCTTGTTTTCACATTCGCGGCCTCTCACGTAACTAGAAGCAAAGGTCGAAGAGCCAGTATACTTGTTGGATCAGTCGCCTTCTTTATAGGAGGAGTTGTTAATGCAGCGGCAGTAAACATTTTTATGCTGATCTTAGGAAGAGTCTTCCTTGGCATAGGCATTGGATTTGCTAACCAA GCTGTTCCATTATATCTTTCAGAAATGGCTCCTTCAAAAATTCGAGGAGCGGTAAACCAGTTATTTCAATTGACAACTTGTTTAGGGATTCTGGTTGCTAACTTCATAAATTATGGAACTGAAAAGATTCATCCTTGGGGATGGAGGTTATCTGTTGGCTTGGCTACTGTCCCGGCTACTTTGATGTTTGTTGGGGGCCTTTTCCTTCCCGAGACCCCAAATAGTCTTGTCGAACAAGGTAGATTACAAGAGGGAAGAGAGGTACTGGAGAAAGTCAGAGGTACCAAAAATGTTGATGCGGAGTTTACTGATCTGATTGAAGCAAGCGAAGCAGCGAAAGCCATAAAGCACCCATTCAGGAATCTACTCCAACGAAAGAATCTTCCCCAGTTGATTATAGGAGCCTTAGGAATCCCCGCATTCCAACAACTTACTGGCAACAATTCTATACTCTTCTATGCTCCTGTCATATTTCAGAGCTTAGGTTTTGGCGACAATGCATCTCTTTATTCATCTGCCATATCAAGTGGGGCACTTGTCGTTGGTGCACTTATTTCAATGGCTTTGGTGGACAAATTTGGCAGAAGAGCTTTCTTCTTGGAAGCTGGTGCTGAGATGGTATTCTGTATG GTCGCTGTGGGCATAACTCTGGCACTGAATTTTGGACAAGGAGAAACTCTCTCAAAAGGTATTAGTATCTTCCTTGTGATTGCGATATTCTTATTTGTCATGGCTTTTGGAAGATCCTGGGGTCCCCTTGGATGGCTTGTCCCAAGTGAGCTTTTCCCGCTGGAGACGAGGTCAGCTGGGCAGAGTATGGTGGTGTGTGTCAACATGATCTTCACGGCCTTGGTTGCTCAGTTTTTCCTTATTTCACTCTGCCACCTTCGATATGGAATTTTCCTGCTATTTGCTTGCCTGATTGTCATCATGAGCATCTTCATCTACTTCCTCTTGCCGGAGACAAAGCAAGTTCCGATAGaggaggtataccttctttgggAGAATCACTGGTTCTGGAAGAAAATAATTAGAAATGGAGATGAAAATGGGTTAGAAATGAAGTCAGGACAACAAGCTTAG
- the LOC119996651 gene encoding sugar transport protein 14-like isoform X2, translating into MDDFTRKFFPKIYRRKQAHLNETDYCKYDNQVLTLFTSSLYFSALVFTFAASHVTRSKGRRASILVGSVAFFIGGVVNAAAVNIFMLILGRVFLGIGIGFANQAVPLYLSEMAPSKIRGAVNQLFQLTTCLGILVANFINYGTEKIHPWGWRLSVGLATVPATLMFVGGLFLPETPNSLVEQGRLQEGREVLEKVRGTKNVDAEFTDLIEASEAAKAIKHPFRNLLQRKNLPQLIIGALGIPAFQQLTGNNSILFYAPVIFQSLGFGDNASLYSSAISSGALVVGALISMALVDKFGRRAFFLEAGAEMVFCMVAVGITLALNFGQGETLSKGISIFLVIAIFLFVMAFGRSWGPLGWLVPSELFPLETRSAGQSMVVCVNMIFTALVAQFFLISLCHLRYGIFLLFACLIVIMSIFIYFLLPETKQVPIEEVYLLWENHWFWKKIIRNGDENGLEMKSGQQA; encoded by the exons ATGGATGATTTCACGAGGAAATTCTTCCCAAAAATTTACAGAAGGAAGCAGGCGCATCTAAACGAAACCGACTACTGTAAATATGACAACCAGGTTCTTACTTTGTTCACGTCTTCCCTATATTTTTCAGCCCTTGTTTTCACATTCGCGGCCTCTCACGTAACTAGAAGCAAAGGTCGAAGAGCCAGTATACTTGTTGGATCAGTCGCCTTCTTTATAGGAGGAGTTGTTAATGCAGCGGCAGTAAACATTTTTATGCTGATCTTAGGAAGAGTCTTCCTTGGCATAGGCATTGGATTTGCTAACCAA GCTGTTCCATTATATCTTTCAGAAATGGCTCCTTCAAAAATTCGAGGAGCGGTAAACCAGTTATTTCAATTGACAACTTGTTTAGGGATTCTGGTTGCTAACTTCATAAATTATGGAACTGAAAAGATTCATCCTTGGGGATGGAGGTTATCTGTTGGCTTGGCTACTGTCCCGGCTACTTTGATGTTTGTTGGGGGCCTTTTCCTTCCCGAGACCCCAAATAGTCTTGTCGAACAAGGTAGATTACAAGAGGGAAGAGAGGTACTGGAGAAAGTCAGAGGTACCAAAAATGTTGATGCGGAGTTTACTGATCTGATTGAAGCAAGCGAAGCAGCGAAAGCCATAAAGCACCCATTCAGGAATCTACTCCAACGAAAGAATCTTCCCCAGTTGATTATAGGAGCCTTAGGAATCCCCGCATTCCAACAACTTACTGGCAACAATTCTATACTCTTCTATGCTCCTGTCATATTTCAGAGCTTAGGTTTTGGCGACAATGCATCTCTTTATTCATCTGCCATATCAAGTGGGGCACTTGTCGTTGGTGCACTTATTTCAATGGCTTTGGTGGACAAATTTGGCAGAAGAGCTTTCTTCTTGGAAGCTGGTGCTGAGATGGTATTCTGTATG GTCGCTGTGGGCATAACTCTGGCACTGAATTTTGGACAAGGAGAAACTCTCTCAAAAGGTATTAGTATCTTCCTTGTGATTGCGATATTCTTATTTGTCATGGCTTTTGGAAGATCCTGGGGTCCCCTTGGATGGCTTGTCCCAAGTGAGCTTTTCCCGCTGGAGACGAGGTCAGCTGGGCAGAGTATGGTGGTGTGTGTCAACATGATCTTCACGGCCTTGGTTGCTCAGTTTTTCCTTATTTCACTCTGCCACCTTCGATATGGAATTTTCCTGCTATTTGCTTGCCTGATTGTCATCATGAGCATCTTCATCTACTTCCTCTTGCCGGAGACAAAGCAAGTTCCGATAGaggaggtataccttctttgggAGAATCACTGGTTCTGGAAGAAAATAATTAGAAATGGAGATGAAAATGGGTTAGAAATGAAGTCAGGACAACAAGCTTAG
- the LOC119996652 gene encoding E3 ubiquitin-protein ligase ATL42-like, with product MNPMVLLLSPLFFFFVLLFGQVVGQSAFGHENSEDVATSLKPSLAVVIGILVIMFALTFVLLIYAKCHRDMGDASVNHPRQIGSSSRFSGIDRTVIESLPFFRFSSLKGSKQGLECAVCLSKFEDIEVLRLLPKCKHAFHINCVDQWLEKHSSCPLCRHKVNADDPTIFTYSNSMRFSRGHSELQEDSNVEIFVQREEDLRPSSSRFSFRRVEKGSNVGIDKEELSLIRDNEEEEQDDKAVLHNFNHQIIVSDAVLKNRWSNVSSSDLIFLKSEMLNDMSSNRFDSLEKKRVLFESKVNNSTVDKSNNQVTIPILASTSDSSIFSPKDRRSMSDITALSRFGNSGMKRKINVSGNNNGKEQRLRRLWLPIASRTVQLFTNTETRTQQSHHLSTTQPPLHL from the coding sequence ATGAATCCAATGGTTTTGCTGCTCtcacctctcttcttcttcttcgtcttatTGTTTGGGCAGGTTGTAGGACAATCTGCCTTCGGCCATGAGAATTCAGAAGATGTTGCCACAAGCTTGAAACCAAGTCTTGCTGTTGTGATAGGAATTCTGGTCATCATGTTTGCTTTAACATTTGTTCTCCTTATCTACGCAAAGTGTCATAGAGACATGGGTGATGCCTCTGTGAATCATCCAAGACAGATTGGATCAAGTTCTCGATTCTCCGGGATCGATAGGACTGTCATAGAGTCTCTTCCTTTCTTCAGATTCTCCTCTCTGAAAGGCTCAAAACAAGGCCTTGAATGTGCAGTCTGTCTCTCCAAATTCGAAGATATCGAGGTCCTTCGATTGCTTCCAAAGTGTAAACATGCCTTTCATATCAACTGTGTTGATCAGTGGCTTGAGAAACACTCAAGCTGCCCTCTTTGCAGGCACAAAGTCAATGCTGATGATCCCACCATTTTCACATATTCGAATAGTATGAGATTCTCCAGAGGCCATTCTGAGCTCCAAGAGGATTCAAATGTTGAGATTTTTGTTCAAAGAGAGGAGGATCTTCGCCCTTCTTCAAGCAGATTCAGCTTTCGAAGAGTCGAAAAGGGTAGTAATGTTGGTATTGATAAGGAAGAACTTTCATTAATCCGAgacaacgaagaagaagaacaagatgATAAAGCAGTACTGCATAACTTCAATCACCAGATTATAGTATCTGATGCTGTGTTGAAGAACAGATGGAGCAACGTGAGCTCTTCGGACTTGATCTTCTTGAAATCGGAGATGCTAAATGACATGTCAAGCAACAGATTTGATTCATTGGAGAAAAAGAGAGTACTATTTGAGAGCAAGGTCAATAATAGTACAGTTGATAAAAGTAATAACCAAGTCACAATCCCAATCTTGGCTTCTACATCAGATTCAAGCATTTTTAGCCCAAAAGACAGAAGATCAATGTCTGATATCACAGCCCTTTCGCGATTCGGGAATTCGGGTATGAAGAGGAAAATCAATGTTTCTGGAAACAATAATGGTAAGGAGCAAAGGCTGAGGAGGCTTTGGCTGCCCATAGCAAGCAGAACAGTTCAGTTGTTTACCAACACAGAAACAAGAACTCAACAATCTCATCATCTCAGCACAACACAACCACCATTACACCTGTAA
- the LOC119996801 gene encoding anthocyanidin 3-O-glucosyltransferase UFGT-like has translation MDSDNISENSIVPVMTESSEERHVAVLAFPFASHPRTLLNLVYKAARAAPNLQFSFFSTEKSNNKLFSSASKANLPLNIKACNVADGIPEDDHPFSGNLQEELELFVKATPDNFRSAIEATVAETGTPICCLLTDAFLTFAGEMAEDLHIPWVTLWVASPHCLSAHIYTDLICQFYNNSCRFGGVDSATDDNGNGVSKPEDQTLDLPGLSVLRKADLREQLVLGSDSPPLFYRMLHKLINLIPGVSAILLISYEEITDPLITTDLKSKFPRLLYLGFLSLSLPPPPLPPSDSDSTGCLPWLDSQNAMSVAYISFGTAAKLPGNEVVALAEALEESGIPFLWSLGDETNSLLPEGFVEKTGMQGKVVPWAPQTQVLSHPSTFVYITHCGYQSMFESVAGGVPLICRPFWGEQFMNATMAQDVWGIGLRVEGDVLTKSGLLECFEIILEHERGREMREKIKSLKEVAVEAAAPNGAAAKDFETFVELIYGH, from the coding sequence ATGGATAGTGATAATATTAGTGAGAATTCTATTGTTCCAGTAATGACAGAGAGTTCAGAAGAGCGTCATGTTGCTGTTCTTGCATTCCCATTTGCCTCTCACCCTCGAACTCTCCTTAATTTGGTGTATAAGGCAGCAAGGGCAGCTCCAAATCTGCAGTTTTCCTTTTTCAGCACGGAGAAATCCAACAACAAACTCTTTTCTTCAGCATCAAAGGCAAACCTCCCACTTAACATAAAGGCCTGCAACGTAGCGGATGGCATCCCAGAGGATGATCATCCCTTCTCAGGCAACCTGCAAGAGGAATTGGAGCTCTTCGTTAAGGCGACACCTGACAACTTCAGAAGTGCTATAGAAGCAACTGTGGCCGAGACAGGTACGCCTATCTGCTGCTTGTTGACGGATGCCTTCTTAACATTTGCGGGTGAGATGGCTGAGGATTTGCATATCCCATGGGTGACTTTATGGGTAGCTTCACCTCATTGCCTCTCTGCCCACATTTACACTGATCTCATATGCCAATTCTACAACAATAGTTGTAGATTTGGTGGAGTTGATAGTGCCACTGATGATAATGGAAATGGTGTTTCAAAACCAGAGGACCAAACCTTAGATTTACCCGGACTTTCTGTATTGCGTAAGGCAGATTTACGTGAGCAACTAGTCTTGGGTTCTGATTCACCACCGCTCTTTTATCGCATGCTACATAAACTGATAAATTTGATTCCAGGGGTTAGTGCTATTCTCCTAATCTCCTATGAAGAAATAACCGACCCCCTCATCACAACTGATCTAAAATCCAAATTTCCAAGATTGCTCTACCTGGGTTTCCTCTCCTTATCGCTGCCACCTCCGCCACTGCCTCCCTCGGACTCAGACTCAACAGGGTGCCTGCCATGGCTTGACAGTCAAAATGCCATGTCTGTTGCATATATTAGCTTTGGGACCGCAGCAAAATTGCCCGGTAACGAGGTGGTGGCATTAGCAGAAGCTCTTGAAGAGAGTGGCATCCCATTTCTTTGGTCTCTTGGAGATGAAACCAATAGCTTATTGCCTGAAGGGTTTGTAGAGAAAACTGGTATGCAGGGAAAGGTGGTTCCATGGGCACCACAAACCCAAGTCTTATCACACCCATCAACCTTTGTTTATATCACTCACTGCGGATACCAATCTATGTTTGAAAGCGTTGCTGGCGGTGTTCCATTGATATGTAGGCCATTCTGGGGTGAGCAGTTCATGAATGCAACAATGGCGCAGGATGTGTGGGGGATTGGGTTGAGAGTTGAAGGTGATGTGCTCACAAAGAGTGGACTGCTCGAGTGCTTTGAAATCATATTAGAACATGAACGAGGGAGggaaatgagagagaaaatcaagtCACTGAAAGAGGTTGCAGTAGAGGCTGCTGCGCCTAATGGCGCTGCAGCAAAAGATTTTGAAACATTCGTGGAGTTGATATATGGGCATTGA
- the LOC119997066 gene encoding protein phosphatase 2C and cyclic nucleotide-binding/kinase domain-containing protein, whose translation MGCVYSRACIGEVCAPRIKQSQIPNNPTTSNATGVPVFSPASSDDQETEVRDQINVLNHARDSELGITRLSRVSAQFLPSDGSRAVKVPSDNFELRYSFLSQRGYYPDALDKANQDSFCIHTPFGTSLDDHFFGVFDGHGEFGAHCSQFVKRKLCENLLRDKKFHADAVEACHTAFLATNSQLHADPNVDDSMSGTTAITVLVRGRTIYVANSGDSRAVIAERRGKDIVAVDLSIDQTPFRADEAERVKLCGARVLTLDQIEGLKNPYVQCWGTEEADDGDPPRLWVPNGMYPGTAFTRSIGDSIAETIGVVANPETVVFELTPNHPFFVLASDGVFEFLSSQSVVDMVAKYTDPRDACAAIVAESYRLWLQYETRTDDITVIVVHITGLNNTAVCQSTGHGAAPRSPIPQVFELTGSESPATYRWSSRNHRVRHDLSRARLRAIESSLENGQVWAPPSPAHRKTWEEEAHIEQALRDHFLFKKLNDSQCHVLLDCMQRVEVQAGDVVVKQGAEGDCFYVVGSGEFEVLAIQEEQNGEVPKVLQLYTAEKLSSFGELALMYNKPLQASVRAVTHGTLWALKREDFRGILMSKFSNLSSLKLLRSVDLLSRLTILQLSCIADYLSEVSFSDGQTIIDWNDGVFGLYLIQKGQVNITFDAELLSSPNICSLKSENQGDDDHPQVNNKLSLEKREGSYFGEWALLGEQSAYFNAVAVGDVVCAVLTKDKFDSVVGPLAKVSHDDQKSNGNASDLHVESAASTDTSTRDKVHLSDLEWKTCLYSTDCSDIGLVLLKDSVHVSENMLSLKRFSKQRVKKLGKEAQVLKEKNLMKSVSSYACVPEILGTCADQIHAAILLKTRLACPLASILRTPLDEPSARFCTAFVVIALEDLHKNGILYRGISPDVLMLDQTGHLQLVDFRFAKKLSGERTFTICGMTDSLAPEIVQGNGHGLPADWWALGVLIYFMLQGEMPFGSWRESELDTFAKIAKGQLNITESLSSEAVDLISKLLEVDEGTRLGSQDPDSVKSHPWFHGVDWNGIRDCSFPVPHEIISRVTQRLESHLEDCAGPLASPSREVEDLNVPEWFDDW comes from the exons ATGGGTTGCGTCTACTCAAGAGCCTGCATCGGCGAAGTCTGTGCGCCGAGGATCAAACAGTCACAAATACCTAATAATCCGACGACTTCAAATGCTACTGGTGTCCCCGTCTTCTCTCCCGCTTCTTCAGACGATCAAGAAACCGAAGTCCGGGACCAAATCAATGTGCTAAACCATGCCCGAGACTCCGAGCTCGGTATCACCCGCCTTTCTCGGGTCTCCGCCCAGTTTCTTCCGTCCGACGGATCCAGAGCCGTGAAAGTGCCCTCCGATAACTTTGAGCTCCGATACTCGTTCCTCTCGCAGCGTGGTTACTACCCCGATGCCCTAGATAAGGCCAATCAGGACAGCTTCTGTATACACACGCCTTTCGGTACCAGTTTGGACGACCATTTCTTTGGGGTTTTTGATGGACATGGAGAATTCGGGGCTCATTGCTCTCAGTTTGTGAAGCGAAAGCTGTGCGAGAACTTGTTGAGGGATAAAAAGTTTCATGCGGATGCTGTGGAAGCTTGCCACACGGCGTTTTTGGCTACGAATTCACAGTTGCATGCCGATCCTAACGTGGATGATAGCATGAGTGGAACTACTGCTATAACAGTGTTGGTGCGAGGGAGGACGATATACGTGGCGAATTCCGGGGACTCCAGGGCTGTTATAGCAGAGAGGCGAGGGAAGGATATTGTGGCCGTTGATTTGTCCATAGACCAGACTCCTTTTCGAGCGGATGAAGCGGAGAGGGTCAAGCTTTGTGGGGCGAGGGTGCTGACGTTGGACCAGATTGAGGGGTTGAAGAATCCGTATGTGCAGTGCTGGGGTACTGAGGAGGCTGACGATGGTGATCCCCCAAGGTTGTGGGTTCCAAATGGGATGTATCCGGGCACGGCTTTTACTAGGAGTATTGGGGATTCAATAGCGGAGACTATCGGGGTCGTTGCCAATCCCGAAACTGTGGTCTTTGAGCTCACACCAAATCATCCTTTCTTTGTGCTTGCTAGTGATGGAGTGTTTGAGTTCCTTTCTAGCCAATCAGTGGTTGACATG GTTGCCAAGTATACAGATCCCCGTGATGCATGTGCTGCAATTGTGGCAGAGTCCTATAGGCTTTGGCTACAATATGAAACTCGTACAGATGATATTACTGTGATTGTTGTGCATATTACTGGGCTAAACAAT ACTGCTGTCTGTCAGTCAACAGGTCATGGTGCTGCTCCACGATCACCCATTCCGCAAGTTTTTGAGCTGACGGGATCTGAATCTCCTGCAACATATAGGTGGAGTTCTAGAAACCATCGTGTAAGGCATGATTTGTCACGGGCACGACTTCGGGCCATTGAGAGCTCACTAGAAAATGGGCAAGTTTGGGCTCCTCCATCTCCAGCTCATAGGAAGACTTGGGAAGAAGAG GCACACATTGAGCAGGCATTGCGTGACCATTTCCTCTTCAAAAAGCTTAATGATTCCCAGTGTCATGTTTTGTTGGATTGCATGCAAAGGGTTGAAGTCCAGGCAGGGGATGTTGTTGTTAAACAG GGTGCTGAAGGTGATTGCTTTTATGTTGTCGGCAGTGGAGAATTTGAGGTTTTGGCAATTCAG GAAGAACAAAATGGAGAGGTGCCTAAGGTTTTGCAGCTGTATACAGCAGAGAAGTTATCGTCTTTTGGAGAGCTTGCACTAAT GTACAATAAACCACTCCAGGCCTCTGTTCGTGCAGTGACTCATGGTACTTTGTGGGCCTTAAAAAGAGAAGATTTTCGTGGAATTTTAATGTCCAAGTTTTCAAATCTGTCATCCCTTAAGTTGCTTCGATCGGTGGATCTTCTCTCAAGGTTGACAATCTTGCAGTTGAGTTGCATTGCCGATTATCTTTCTGAAGTTTCTTTCTCAGATGGGCAGacaataattgattgg AATGATGGAGTCTTTGGACTATACCTAATCCAGAAAGGACAAGTGAATATCACTTTCGATGCAGAACTTCTTAGTAGTCCTAATATCTGCAGCCTCAAGTCAGAGAATCAGGGAGATGATGATCATCCACAGGTCAATAATAAGCTCTCGTTGGAGAAGAGAGAGGGTAGCTATTTTGGTGAATGGGCACTCCTTGGTGAACAGAGTGCTTATTTTAATGCAGTTGCTGTGGGTGATGTCGTATGTGCTGTCTTGACAAAGGACAAGTTTGATTCAGTTGTTGGCCCACTGGCAAAGGTTTCACATGATGATCAGaa ATCAAATGGAAATGCTTCAGACCTTCACGTTGAATCTGCTGCAAGTACTGATACATCTACTCGAGACAAAGTTCACCTCTCAGATCTG GAGTGGAAGACATGCTTATATTCAACTGATTGCAGCGATATTGGGCTTGTGCTTTTGAAAGATTCAG TGCACGTGTCAGAAAATATGCTTAGTTTGAAAAGGTTTTCAAAGCAGAGGGTCAAGAAGTTGGGGAAAGAAGCCCAAGtcttaaaagagaagaatctgATGAAGAGTGTGAGCTCTTATGCTTGTGTACCTGAGATTCTAGGCACTTGTGCTGATCAAATTCATGCTGCCATACTGCTTAAAACCCGCCTTGCTTGCCCTTTGGCTTCTATACTTCGTACTCCGCTTGATGAGCCATCTGCTAGATTTTGTACTGCATTTGTGGTTATTGCCTTGGAAGATTTGCACAAG AATGGTATTCTTTACAGAGGCATTTCTCCTGATGTTTTGATGCTGGACCAAACAGGACATTTACAG CTGGTAGACTTCAGATTTGCGAAGAAATTATCTGGGGAGAGAACATTTACAATATGTGGAATGACAGACTCATTAGCTCCAGAGATAGTCCAGGGAAATGGCCATGGTCTTCCTGCAGATTG GTGGGCACTTGGcgttttgatttattttatgcTACAAGGTGAAATGCCTTTTGGATCATGGAGAGAGAGTGAGCTCGATACATTTGCCAAGATTGCAAAAGGGCAGTTGAATATTACGGAATCTTTAAGCTCTGAAGCTGTAGATCTCATAAGCAAG ttacTTGAAGTTGACGAAGGTACGAGACTTGGAAGCCAAGACCCTGATTCTGTTAAAAGTCATCCATGGTTTCATGGTGTGGATTGGAATGGAATCAGAGATTGTAGTTTTCCTGTTCCTCATGAGATAATTTCTCGTGTAACTCAACGTTTGGAGAGCCATTTAGAAGACTGTGCCGGTCCTTTAGCTTCCCCATCAAGGGAGGTAGAAGACCTCAATGTTCCTGAATGGTTTGATGATTGGTAG